A segment of the Candidatus Nitrososphaera gargensis Ga9.2 genome:
ATTCCGGCAAAATATGAAGAAGACCGGCCATTTCTAGTAGCTGCAGCGTCTCCTAAGACTCCAGAACCGCTGCATGTTTTTCGCTGCGACCTTTGCAACATTACGTTTAGGACAGAAGACGAGTTAAGCAGCCACATACTGGGTCATTAGCGTAAAAACAATTCTACTCAATGCTCAAAGGCAATTGCACAGCAGCATGTGTGCCGATCAATGAAAGAGACAATAACCGATAATAGCAATGTTTTGAGTAAAGAAAGAATATGTTTGCTATACCGACTCTCACTCATACTCTCCGGCCTGCTCTGATTGTAATCGACGTGCAAAACGGCTTTGTCAGCAAGGGTGGCTCGTACGACAGGCTGAGAATGGACACTTCAAACTACAGATCCGCAGTTCGAAAGATGCAAGAACTTGTCAACCTGTGCAGGGAGATAGGGATTCCAATCTTTTACACAGAAGCTGTCCGCGAACCGAGCGGAATAGATCTGTTAACAAGGGTGCACAGGATCCTGCCAAAATCCCGGGAAAAGAGGATAAGGAAAGTGCCGATTTGTGTCCGCGGCACATGGGACGCACAAGTCATCGATGAGCTCAAGCCCACAGATGATGACCACATAATCATAAAAAAAGAGATTCTGCCTTCCAAGATACGGAAACAAATGTATGGCTCAAGGCTCTTGGCGTAAACACACTCGTATTCTGCGGAGTTGACACGTCAATATGCGTAGAAACGCTCCTTAGAGATGCATTTAATCAAGGATATGATATAATTTTGGTATCTGATGCTACTGAGTCTGGCAGCAATGAGAGCTACGATATGACTCCTCAAAGAATAAGAGACTATTATGGCGTGGTGATGGACTTTGAGCGAATTGCGAATTGGTTCCGCTGGGCACAGCAGAACAACAGACAGATGCCCAAAGATAGGGTTGACACCTTCATTCAGACGTTTAATCTGCTTGATCCTAGGGAAAGCATTGCACGAATTGCATAAATCTGTTAATGCATCTGAATATAATTGGCAGACTATAACTTGAAAAGCATAGGTTCACATCATAAGATAATATTGTGAATTTGTATACAACCATTATATTATGAATCGGCTTTTGACACAATGATTCACACGTTTCAAATAGTAGACGCAAGAGTCTTTTCCATCCATGCCAAGCGAGCCAGTAGTTGACTGGGACAGCATAATCCACAAAAATATAAGATCCTCTGACGGGCAACCTGCCGGAAATGTCGTGGCAATAGAAGGCGATACGATTTTGATCGAATCGCAAGGAGATCCGGTTCATGGCGCAATACCAAAATCCCTTGTGGCCCGATTTAATGGAGCATAAGTCACAAACGTCGGCGCAAGGAAGCCCACGTTCTTTAGACGTGGGAGGAATTGCGCATTTAAATATGAGTTTTGATAACAGGCACCTATTGATAGACTCGCCTAAGCCTCTGCAGGAAAGACTTGGTGTGAGAGCATCTGCAACTTAACCTTGGTGACAGGGGGAGATGCATCGCGCATAAGCTCCGTGTTGCAGACGGCTGCACCCGCGTACTACGAGTGAATTGCCGGGTAGGATTTGCGATCCGATGTCAACCAGCCTATTGTCCTCCGTGAAACCGTCTGGGAAACTGGCGGCATGTGTCTGCAGCATTAAGTTTGGAAGGATAAGCCCACAAGCTTTAGCCATTGGGTAGTTGACTCTCAAAAACCCATTGCAGAATTGGGCGAATACTTGAGGCGCTAGCAAATTCCGCTGTGAGCAGTAGGATATCAAAAAGGTTAGGATCACCATGTGTCTAATTGGGCTGCAGTTTTGCCAGCAACAGCCTACCAAAGGGTCCTCGACGACATGGTGATCCCTGATGGACAAGGCCAATCATTGGTCTTGCTAGACGTTGCTGAGACGGTAGTTGTGTAGTATGATAGTTGATGTTAAAGATGTTAAGAATGTCGGTTGCTGATTGCTCAAAAGGGTTCTTGAAATTTAAGAGGGGGATTGTATCTACTTTTAACTTATTATTATCATCAAGGAATTTTTACAAATGGGATTCCTAGACAGGTTCAAGAAGAGAAAGGCAGAAACGGCAAGCACGGCAACAACACAAGAAGCAAAATCGCAACAGCAATCACCATCATCATCAACAACAACGGCTGGAAAGCGGATCAAAAAGTACACATCTGATGGCAAGCCTATTTATGATTAATAGCACCTAGCCCAATTTCCCTTTATTTTGATGCAAACTCTCTCATCACGGATCCTTTGCTTTCTGTTCGTCACTTGCTGTTCAAAAATGTTTCAGATCGATGTTCAGATCAAAGAAATTAAAAACTATTGCATCTATTTCCATTCAATTTTGCAATCAAAGCAGTAACAAGCTGTTTGTGATTTCACTACACAAGGTTTATAGCTGCTGCAGGTCTTGCGATCAGGAGTCGGTCGATATTATTGTTATGAGTAATAATGATGTTCAACAACAGCAGCAAATTCTAAAGGATGGGATTGAAGATGAAATCTGTGACAAGTGTCGAAAAGAAAAGGCCGAGCTCTTTCAGTTAACAGGCGAGTATTGTTTGAAATGCTGGCAGATTATGACTCACCCGGAAATCTAGATGCAGCATTCAATGCCTCAATTATTCACAGAACTTTAAAGGGACATGGTGCAATTAACGTTGCCTTTAACCCGATAACAATAACAACTATATGAGATAAAGCGGGCCCAGAGGTACCCGAACCCGGATGGGTTCGAGCCACAAGTTGATTGATAAATTCAAAGATATCCAAAGGCAATCCGTAAACAACTCTTTCTTGTCAGTACTCTGGCATTAATTGGGACTACTCTTTCCTTCATCGCTTTTCTCAAAATCAAGAAGGTCTTCAAGCTCTTTCTGCCTTTCCTTGTACAGCCGGAATTTTCGTAACCACTTTGAAAAGACCATCCACTGTCTGATGCCGACGGCTAGCCATGCTACAAAACCCACGCCTCCTATGATTACGATGTATCTGCCGACACCGGCAGTTGTTTGTGACAGAAAGCCAATGTACGCTATTATCGGCACGATGATGACGAAAGAGATAACCATTATGATTATTATCTTCCTGTTAAAATCCAGCTGCCGAATGACATTGTCTATCATCTCGGGCAAGTTCTCGGGTTCTGTCCCCTTCTTGCTTCTACCGCCATCGGTCATGTCACTCATTAATCGATCCTCCGCTTCTTTTAACCGTGTTACCTGCTTTCATTTCTTGTCTTCACTCCTTGGAAACAGGAGTTCATATGGTTCGAATATTTTCTTTGCAATCTCTCTCCCCTTTTCTGAAACCTTGTACTTGATTATCCTGTTCTGCTCTCCCCACGGCTCTTCAAACCTGATTATCAGCCCCTTTTCCACCAGCTCATCGATTATGGGCTTGTGTTGGACATTGTTCAGGCGGCAGGAGCTCATGAGCTGGCTCTGGTTGAGCTCTCCGCGCTGGCTTAGTTGCAATATGATGTCCATTCTCATGTAAATTCTATCTCTGTGTGCGTGTACCAATTTGACTCAATTGCCGGAGGCATTTTGATGCATGGCTAACACAGCCCTTTATTTGTTCATACCCACAGTCTATTAAGTATGCACGTAACTAAACTACGTAGGATGGGTAAACAAGGGTTAAAACAAAAATTAGATTACTCTTGCCATGGTCAAGAAAAATGTCGTAGTGATTGCATCAGTTGTGATAGCTGGTGCTATCGTGGCTACGTACGTTCTATCAGGCAGCATGAATATGGGGGTTGAAGGGTCTGGAAATAGGCAAGAGCCTGTTACCCCAATCCCCGAAAATTCAACAGTAGTGAAAATAGTCGCCAACGCCGGAAGCAACTCGTTCAGCCCGAATCCTGCAGAGGTCAAGGTCGGCGAGACCGTAACGTGGGTAAACGATGACTCTGGTGGACATACTGTAACTTCAAAGGATGGCGTTTTTGATTCCGGCATGATAGGAAAGGGACAGTCATTTAGCTTCACCTTTGACAAAGCAGGCGAATACCAGTACTTTTGCGAGCCCCATCCAAACATGGTAGGCACTGTGGTGGTGACAGAAAGCTAATGCAGAGTGCAACTAAATCCCGCCCGCGTGGAGCAACAATAGCTGCAACTGTCAGCATAATCGGTGGAATTGCCGGGCTTTTTTTCGGAATTGGGTTTATTGCCCAAGATGCCTTATTGCATCCGCTTATAGAATCTGCCATTGGTGATCTTCCAAGACAAAATCTATCAGCCGATCAAGCTTCAACACCGGGATTCGGCATTGCACTTGGAACAGCATTTCTTCCTCTAGCTATCGTCTCATTTATTGCAGCCTCCGGGCTACTGAAAGGCCGGCGATGGGCTTGGACTGCCACTCTGGTCTTGTCAATCGCCAGCATGGCGTGGTACGCATTTACTGTTGCTCTCATCCCCAGTAATGGCGGCAGGATGCTCGGCGTTATCATAGGCGCAGTAACCATCTACTTCCTATACAGACCACATGTCAAAGCGTACCTTGGCAAAGGATTGAGGTCATAGACATGTCGTCAGATCCAAGACTTGTAATTGCTAATGTGCTAGCCGGAGCGGCCTTAGCTTTGGTCACAGTTTATGTGATAGCGGGCATGCAGACAATGCTGCCAGCAAATGTGGTCGGCATAAGCACTCTTGTGATGTCCGTGGGAGCATTTGTCCTGTCGCTGAAAAAACGGTCATACTCTGTGTCAGTAATGCTGTCCGCAAATGGCATAATTCATGCAGTATCTGCTGCGATAGTATTGGGAGATAGCGCCGGCGCGTCTTCGGGGATCATAATTGCATTCATCTTTGGGCTTGGGACAATAGGACTTGGCGTGGCAAAGGGAATAGAAACTACAAGGATAGCAGCGACAGCCGTCTCCAGATGAGCATCAAACAAGTGTGCACGGCAGGAAAAATGAAATCTAATGACAAATTCTAGGTTTGTGTTGGCCGTTTGGCTAGCCTCGACTGCACTTGTCTTGTTTCTTGTTGTTATCGCTTTGGGCGGCGCGCTGCAGGCAGGGCTTGCGCCGTGGCCCGGCATCGGTCTCGTCGTGCTGGCGACTGCGGCATTCGTTGCATCGCGGAATCAAAGGTCGTTTCTGGTGGCCGGATTGCTTGTTGCAAGTGGCATGGTAGGATTAGTATACGGGCTGATAGTTACAGGGTTCTTCTCCGTCATCGTATTCCCCGGTCCGATTATAGGGGTAATAATAGGGGTTGGGATAATTGGGCTTGGAGCGGCAAAAGGGATAGAAGCTGCGCGTATAGGGAGCAAAACGGCGACTGTCTCTTGATAGTTAATTACTCCCGGTCTAGCTGCTTGCGTGACGCAATGAAGCCGGATTGACGAATCATGACTCTACCGCGCCGATCCCGTTTTCGCGCGCTTTTGTTCGGAATTCTGACCGGGACAAAACCACCATATACTCGAACCCTCAGAATCAAAATTCCACAAGGAAAGTCATGATTATTGCAGTGGGGACAACGAAAAGCAGATAAAGCGAGGTGAAAATAGTTTGAAAATCGTTAAAAAACGCGGGCCCAGAGGGACTCGAACCCTCGACCAACTGCTCCGCAGGCAGCCATTCTATCCAAGCTGAACTATGGGCCCAGCATAACGACATTTTACAGACCTTAATTAAAACGTAGGCACTAGCCGGCGGCCCTTATTGCGGCGTCGTATTCGGCACTACTGACAAGCGACTGTGATGCCAGCTCCCCTGCTTTTTCTCTCTCACTATCATCGCCGCTGATCAAGTAGTTGTAAAAGTGCTGATTGCTCTGCATTTCCAGCTCAATCGCCTTGATGAGGTGGCTTTTTGCCGTCTTGTATTTGTCTGGTGTATCCAGCCCCTCTGCCCTATCAATCAGCTGTTGGTACCGCAACTTGTACTGCTCAAATGTGGAAGTTATCGTGCTGTTATTGTCCTGCGGATTTTCCATCCACTTTTCCTCTACTTTTTGGTATTCCTGCGTCAGAGCTATTGTGTCAAACGCTATCTGGTCAATCGATCTCCTAAACTCATTGTTCCTAGCAGCCTCTACCTGCAAAGCAACCATGAACGCGACCAGCGCCCCAATGACCGCGATGCCGCCGATGGTGATTATGCGGCTTGTCCTCTTTTTTCTCCCCATCTATATATGCTGCAAGCGATATCACAAAAAGAATAAAATAAATGCTTTCACTGCATCGTCTTTGCAAGCGACTTCTTGCCAGCCTTGCCGTTTGGCGTGGCTATCATTTTGACAAGTCCCTATCGCTTCCTTGCCAGTGATGTAGTCAACCGTGTGCCGGCTGCAGAACACGACTGCGGTCTCGTCCTCGTCCCACTGCATCATGCATCCGCAGGGCAGACCCGTGTATGCCATCTGACATGCTTGCGGGCTATTTGATTTAATAGTTATAAAAGCATCTTCTAGCATATTGTATAACCTTAATGAATGATACTTGCCAACTCTGCCCATGAAGACAAAGAAAAACAAGCATGCAAACAAAAAGTCTGAAAGGCAGAAAATCCGCATGAAGAGGCGATTCCGGCCGGACATACCACCAAACAAGCCCCTGCACAAGAGGGCCTCAAGGACCGAATAATTAGATAGAGCTGAACATTAAATATCCGGCACCGGTAACTTGGCGGGAGATGAGCATAATTTTGCGCAGTAAATCCGGGTGATCTCCACTTAAGTTACCAGAACCAAATATCCCACCTCGTTCTCACTACATGCTTTCGTGACATTTAGCACGCGCACTGCTGAAAAGCAAGAATTAAATTTTTATAAACTATCTGCCACCATATTTGGTAGTAAACCCTCACCAACATTAGCTTGCCCGAATAAAGAAAAAAGGGGCAGAGGGTTCGCATCTTTGTGTGTCGTGCTTGTTGTCTGCTTAATTATGCTTAATTACAGTGTCCAAGTTGCAGATATCTAGGATCCAGCGTTGGCTTGAGCTTCTGCCGCCTGTTCTGACTGTAGTTCTATTGTCTGTGTTATGTTTCCGGTGTCACCGACTAATACTGCGGTGTTGATTGCAGTCTGAACTGAAGTCTGGACTGTCACAGCCGTGGAAGTGTTCACAGTAACATCGGGTTGGGCGAATGCTGCTGGAGCGACTACACCCAACAGAGATACTGCTGTCATTAAAGTTGCTGTTTTTGTGGCTATCATCTCGCGTACAAAGATTTTTCTTGTCTAAAAAGAATCCCTTAGCGAAGACAATATATTCTATGAATTCTTGCAGCGATAATGGTATTATATAAGATGATGGGGTTTGTGTATTGTTGTTTCAAAATTTGATTGCGATTTTGTATAATCAAATTGCATTGTGATGATTTATTCGGTACCAAATAATATTGACAGATAGTCAGTCACATTCCAGTTTTAATCCTACATTCGGTCATGGATTTTGCGCTATTGATTTTTGTCCATTCGTTCCAAAAGCAGCTTGTATTCCAAGCTCGTGCATTTCCTGATTTACCACAAAAACATTATGAAAAGTATCTTTAACAACACTTTATTCTTTTGCGCGATAACATTCCTACTTTTAACATGGACACCAAATTTCTTCTTGATCATTCATTTAAAATGTACTTTCAATATTGCTGCGCTGGCAGATAGTATTTCATAAAATCTCTCTATGAAGCATGAAATAGTATATATCTTGCTCCAAATATCAAAACAATAGGCATATCTTCTCGTAAATAGTCTTTGATAAGTAGCTCCATAACTTTATGAACATCCTACACGCACCTATTTGTATTGAAGAAGTTTGTTGGAGGACTTGTGCTTGGTGCTGGCTTGATTATCGGCACAACAATCGTTTTTGCACTAAAGGAATCTGGTACTACTACTACCACCATCGCCACCACCACGGCTAGCAGTAGTAGTAGTACACAACAAAAGGTTACTATCAGAGGTTCTGTCGGTGTGCCTTTTGCTCCGATCAACGTATACAAGGATGGCAAGCATTTCGCCACCGTCACAGCAGACTTCGAAGGAAATTATGAATTTACCAGCGATCAACCGGGCACATATACAGTCAAGACTGACTCAAGTACACAAACAGTCACAGTCCAATCCAACTCGAAGACTACCATTTATCAGAACAATGGTTGATGAGCGTTAGTCATTTTCCATTTGGCAAAGATTTTTGATGATGTCACAATTGCTTTATACGAGCTTTGTGATGACCCACAACAAACACCAAAGTGTAGGCAGTCATCAACCTTACTGAGCGTCAATTTATCATAGTCAATCAATACACCTTTGCATCTTTCACATTTCCTACACTGGTAACTTGGCGGGACATACACAGTATTTTATGAGGGATCTTGGTGCAATGTCCCTTTAAGTTACCAGCGTTCGTTATTCACTTCCTGCAAGTCGTCATCGATGATAGTTTAGCTTTTTGCTGCATCGATCGAACTTTGAAAAATCATTTTGAAATATAAATACAATTTTGAATTTCGAAATTCAATTATTGTTTTGTATTTCATAATGTAATTACAATTTTGTATTCGCCATCGAATAAATCCTGCAATGTTTGTTATGAATTCTAAGCCAGGCACCGGTAACTTGGCGGG
Coding sequences within it:
- a CDS encoding cupredoxin domain-containing protein yields the protein MVKKNVVVIASVVIAGAIVATYVLSGSMNMGVEGSGNRQEPVTPIPENSTVVKIVANAGSNSFSPNPAEVKVGETVTWVNDDSGGHTVTSKDGVFDSGMIGKGQSFSFTFDKAGEYQYFCEPHPNMVGTVVVTES
- a CDS encoding DNA-3-methyladenine glycosylase → MPSEPVVDWDSIIHKNIRSSDGQPAGNVVAIEGDTILIESQGDPVHGAIPKSLVARFNGA
- a CDS encoding winged helix-turn-helix domain-containing protein, with the protein product MVHAHRDRIYMRMDIILQLSQRGELNQSQLMSSCRLNNVQHKPIIDELVEKGLIIRFEEPWGEQNRIIKYKVSEKGREIAKKIFEPYELLFPRSEDKK